One Oceanicoccus sagamiensis genomic region harbors:
- a CDS encoding multicopper oxidase domain-containing protein — protein sequence MMQFFIALIALSVVLPSWGEEKFYSLTVDTLPVNFSGKPVQAMAINQTIPGPVLEFTVGDTAVITVTNRLDSDASIHWHGLLLPQDQDGVPYLTYFPIKPGKSFTYRFPITHAGTYWYHSHTNIDEQRGQYGAIIIHPKEKDPRQYDYDKVVQLSDWTDEDPRAVLNNLKKSGEWYAYKKHSVVSLQGYLERDKFDTWLSNRWQRMEGMDVSDVGYDAFLANGQQQLQLLPQAKAGEKVRLRLINSAASSYFSIEQSDQPFIVIAADGIDVQPVKVKSLLMGMAETYDVIVTIPASGAVNIHANNIDGSGYAAITIGSGQAVPAPLPSKPDLYQAMDHSNHSAHSSHHTGHAMHHQPAIRALSYQQLKTTSPVKFSGPLREIKLDLTGDMENYNWSFNNTILSNADKIKINRGEVVRMTFNNTTMMRHPLHLHGHFFKVISGNGDFDVIKHTVDVGPMATVTIEFAANAEKDWLFHCHNLYHAKTGMARVLRYSDYQGNPAFMKAKMASNEIMDTDGYWRTDTSLYSDYISGKIRYSNYRYALEAEAERSGWEESEAEVAALYRIDQWTQLYLGSQYEWEDSDWEYQLGVRYHAPFNIELDSWLNDDKEIHIGFETSFQLTTHWQLELEADSEGEHGGFLQWRNSPAYAIGIGKTDDTDIMLGISATF from the coding sequence ATGATGCAGTTTTTTATCGCGCTGATCGCGCTTAGTGTTGTTCTCCCCAGTTGGGGTGAAGAAAAGTTTTATTCACTCACCGTTGATACCCTGCCGGTTAATTTTAGCGGCAAGCCTGTTCAGGCTATGGCAATCAATCAGACCATTCCCGGCCCGGTACTGGAATTTACCGTGGGTGATACCGCCGTTATTACAGTGACCAACCGTCTGGACAGCGATGCCTCCATCCATTGGCATGGCTTACTGCTCCCCCAGGATCAGGATGGTGTGCCCTATTTAACCTACTTCCCGATTAAACCCGGCAAAAGTTTTACTTACCGCTTTCCCATCACCCATGCCGGTACTTATTGGTATCACTCCCATACCAATATCGATGAGCAGCGCGGCCAGTATGGTGCCATTATTATTCACCCCAAAGAAAAAGACCCTCGGCAGTATGATTACGACAAAGTAGTACAACTCTCCGACTGGACCGATGAAGACCCCAGAGCCGTTTTAAATAATCTGAAAAAATCCGGCGAATGGTATGCCTATAAAAAACACTCTGTAGTCAGCCTGCAAGGCTATCTGGAGCGAGATAAATTTGATACCTGGCTTAGTAACCGCTGGCAACGAATGGAAGGTATGGATGTTAGCGATGTTGGCTACGATGCATTTCTCGCCAATGGTCAACAGCAATTACAGCTGCTACCCCAAGCCAAAGCCGGGGAAAAAGTGCGGCTGCGCTTAATTAACTCCGCCGCCTCCAGCTACTTTTCGATTGAGCAAAGCGACCAGCCTTTTATTGTGATTGCCGCCGACGGTATTGATGTGCAACCGGTTAAGGTTAAATCCTTATTAATGGGCATGGCTGAAACTTATGATGTCATTGTTACTATCCCAGCCAGCGGCGCGGTGAATATACATGCCAATAATATCGATGGCAGTGGTTATGCCGCTATTACAATCGGTTCCGGCCAAGCAGTACCAGCACCTCTGCCAAGCAAACCTGATTTATACCAGGCCATGGATCATAGCAACCACAGCGCTCACAGCAGCCACCACACCGGGCATGCCATGCACCATCAGCCAGCTATTCGAGCACTCAGCTACCAGCAATTAAAAACCACCAGCCCGGTTAAATTTTCTGGCCCGCTAAGGGAGATAAAACTCGACCTGACCGGCGATATGGAAAATTATAACTGGAGCTTTAATAACACTATTTTATCCAACGCCGATAAAATAAAAATTAACCGGGGCGAAGTGGTTCGTATGACATTTAATAACACCACCATGATGCGCCACCCCTTACACTTGCACGGCCACTTTTTTAAAGTGATTTCCGGCAATGGTGATTTCGATGTAATAAAACATACCGTTGATGTTGGGCCGATGGCGACAGTCACTATTGAGTTTGCTGCCAATGCAGAAAAAGACTGGTTATTTCACTGCCATAATCTCTACCATGCTAAAACCGGTATGGCCCGGGTACTCCGTTACAGTGATTACCAGGGCAACCCTGCCTTTATGAAAGCCAAAATGGCCAGCAATGAAATTATGGATACCGATGGCTACTGGCGTACTGATACCTCGCTTTACTCGGACTATATCAGCGGAAAAATCCGCTATAGCAATTATCGCTATGCACTGGAAGCCGAAGCGGAAAGATCCGGCTGGGAAGAGTCTGAAGCAGAAGTCGCAGCGCTCTATCGTATTGATCAATGGACGCAACTTTATCTGGGCAGCCAATACGAGTGGGAAGATAGCGACTGGGAATATCAATTAGGTGTTCGTTACCATGCCCCCTTTAATATCGAACTGGATAGCTGGTTAAACGATGACAAAGAAATTCATATTGGCTTTGAAACCAGCTTTCAACTCACTACCCACTGGCAACTGG